Proteins co-encoded in one Apodemus sylvaticus chromosome 6, mApoSyl1.1, whole genome shotgun sequence genomic window:
- the LOC127688034 gene encoding protein MEMO1-like isoform X2, producing MQDTRTVGLVLPMLTNKWIHLLPGEFSSSGLPIMCPCLGVRSPVWTYIGLLCMTCLLTRRFTESCGRQECLNACLCRQMKMNTVLKCICLIQLKPWKGQRFRYSYYDESQGEIYRSIEHLDKMGMSIIEQLDPVSFSNYLKKYHNTICGRHPIGVLLNAITELQKSGVNMSFSFLNYAQSSQCRSWQDSSVSYAAGALTVH from the exons ATGCAGGATACACGTACTGTGGGTCTTGTGCTGCCCATGCTTACAAACAAGTGGATCCATCTATTACCCGGAGAATTTTCATCCTCGGGCCTTCCCATCATGTGCCCCTGTCTCGGTGTGCGCTCTCCAGTGTGGACATATATAGGACTCCTCTGTATGACCTGCCTATTGACCAGAAGATTTACAGAGAGCTGTGGAAGACAGGAATGTTTGAATGCATGTCTCTGCAGACAGATGAAGATGAACACAGTATTGAAATGCATTTGCCTTATACAGCTAAAGCCATGGAA GGGTCAAAGGTTCCGTTACAGTTACTATGATGAATCCCAGGGGGAGATTTATAGATCCATTGAGCATCTAGATAAAATGGGAATGAGTATTATAGAACAATTAGATCCTGTATCTTTTAGCAATTATTTGAAGAAATATCATAATACTATATGTGGAAGGCATCCCATCGGGGTGTTATTAAATGCTATCACAGAGCTTCAGAAGAGCGGAGTGAACATGAGCTTTTCCTTTTTGAATTATGCCCAGTCAAGCCAGTGTAGAAGCTGGCAAGACAGTTCAGTCAGTTACGCAGCTGGAGCCCTCACGGTCCACTGA
- the LOC127688034 gene encoding protein MEMO1-like isoform X1 — MSNRMVCREASHAGSWYTASGPQLNAQLEGWLSQVQSTKRPARAIIAPHAGYTYCGSCAAHAYKQVDPSITRRIFILGPSHHVPLSRCALSSVDIYRTPLYDLPIDQKIYRELWKTGMFECMSLQTDEDEHSIEMHLPYTAKAMESHKDEFTIVPVLVGSLSESKEQEFGKLFSKYLADPSNLFVVSSDFCHWGQRFRYSYYDESQGEIYRSIEHLDKMGMSIIEQLDPVSFSNYLKKYHNTICGRHPIGVLLNAITELQKSGVNMSFSFLNYAQSSQCRSWQDSSVSYAAGALTVH, encoded by the coding sequence ATGTCCAACCGAATGGTCTGCCGGGAAGCCAGCCACGCCGGGAGCTGGTACACCGCCTCAGGACCTCAGTTGAACGCCCAGCTAGAAGGTTGGCTTTCCCAAGTACAGTCTACGAAAAGACCTGCTAGAGCCATCATTGCACCCCATGCAGGATACACGTACTGTGGGTCTTGTGCTGCCCATGCTTACAAACAAGTGGATCCATCTATTACCCGGAGAATTTTCATCCTCGGGCCTTCCCATCATGTGCCCCTGTCTCGGTGTGCGCTCTCCAGTGTGGACATATATAGGACTCCTCTGTATGACCTGCCTATTGACCAGAAGATTTACAGAGAGCTGTGGAAGACAGGAATGTTTGAATGCATGTCTCTGCAGACAGATGAAGATGAACACAGTATTGAAATGCATTTGCCTTATACAGCTAAAGCCATGGAAAGCCATAAAGATGAGTTTACCATTGTTCCTGTACTGGTTGGATCTCTGAGTGAgtcaaaagaacaggaattcggAAAACTCTTCAGTAAATATCTAGCGGATCCTAGTAATCTCTTTGTGGTTTCTTCCGATTTCTGCCACTGGGGTCAAAGGTTCCGTTACAGTTACTATGATGAATCCCAGGGGGAGATTTATAGATCCATTGAGCATCTAGATAAAATGGGAATGAGTATTATAGAACAATTAGATCCTGTATCTTTTAGCAATTATTTGAAGAAATATCATAATACTATATGTGGAAGGCATCCCATCGGGGTGTTATTAAATGCTATCACAGAGCTTCAGAAGAGCGGAGTGAACATGAGCTTTTCCTTTTTGAATTATGCCCAGTCAAGCCAGTGTAGAAGCTGGCAAGACAGTTCAGTCAGTTACGCAGCTGGAGCCCTCACGGTCCACTGA